The DNA region GAACTTTTCACCGTTGCCGAAGGAAATGTGTCGAAGCAGGCTCTCGATTGTTTCATGCCACAATGCGGACTGTTGCAAGCTGACTCCACAATATGTTCCATGAATGGCGCAACGAAGTTTTTTATCATACATTCGTATTCTGCTCCAAAAAATGACAAGCATTGGTTGGTTGGTGTTATTCTTCGATAAATAGCAGTATGAAGTTTAGCAGCTTCATAAGCACCGTTTTGTGAAAAGCTTTATATAAGCACCAACAGCGTCTCTAGTAACGTTATCATAGGTGCGTGCTATCTAAAATTGTTAGCAATTAAAAATCAGTGACACACCCATATTCCTTGGACTCTTACTTTCAAACGAGGTTTGTTCGAAGAATCTAATACCTTTTCAAACGTTTTATGAACCCCTTGGTGACCAACTTCTTGGCGGTGTACTCTATTGATAATGTCAAACATCTGTCGGTCTGTTGCTACGCGACGATATTTTCCCAGAGGAGAATCGCCCTAAAATACCGTAAAATTATTTGAGTTGGCAATTTTATAAACTTCTTTCTTAAGAACTTAAGCTCATAAGAACATCTAGACCGAAGCTATCCAAAAATTGAGAACACCATATGACCATGCCGAGCctgaaacaaaatttcttaaaagtagaaatgtttataaaaaaaataattgtgactttagtttttccaaaattagatatatataaaaatgttcttaCATCGGGAAATGGAGAGCACAAAACATCCGATAAACCAAGTGTAGGATAACTCATCActtggaatttttttcttcgcaaTTTTCTTTTCATAGCACGTGGAACGTTGTCTATTCTTCCACATAGAAAATCTACCATTGTTTTATAAGTCTGTTCGGGCATTATTACGGAATTCCGTTTAGTCCTTTCAACTTCCAACCATTCCTGAAATTTTTCTTCCATGTATCACTTTTCAGTCATTGTGCTGAACATAAAAACACGCGTTAAAAGTttcaatgtaaatttaaaatgtgcGTTCGAAAAAGCACTCGAAAAGGATTCGAAATTTACCTACCTTTTCCTTTATCGAAATAACTTAAAaggttagaaaaaataatattgaaattttttgtgttcttctcCGTTCTCACttaattattaacaaaactatgtttacaaaaacagtttcgTACAAGCCACGCAAAGGCACTGGGGACAAGGGTGATTTACAGGTTTTTCGAACGAAAATTCAATATAGCATTAGAATTCAAAGGTCACTACCATAAAAACCATGGAAAGGTTAATAAAAGAAGTCAATAACAATATCATACCTGATATAACCTTATTTGAATCAAAGAGATCAAATTTATACTTACGAGCACTAgtaccatttttcaaaaacatcattGTTTATTCTCTGTTAAtataaaacaaagtataaatatatatatacatattagtATTTTCCAAAGAGGCATCCAATgtcttttttttgcaaaagacttaaaagaaaagaagatatttcaaaaaagttattatttttcattttttgacgaTATTCGCCGCTGTACGAAGATGGTCAGTTTTGTACGAGGATAGTCACTCTCAGCGCTACGGCAAAAAAGCCCAACTTCGTACAATGAATGACATCGTACGGAACACAACAAGCCAATATGGCTACAACGAGCAATTTTCATTTTAAGCGCTATGTATGTGAGACaatgtcacgtgatattagtgaGAGTGACCGTGGCTAAGACCGTATGCCAAActgatctcaactggaaacggcATGGTCTCGACGAACCAGATTTTCAcggaagaaatgaccataaaaaatatttgggtaagtgggtcaaaaatcggacgttttgaaatttgatgtactaggagaaaacgcggaaattcgatacgctctaatatatttatgggaacgaggaaaatagcttcGCTGCGCTCCCCTTCACTACGCTCCGCaaccagtatagaaagtgttgcggagaggttgccaaggcaaaggcattaagcacggcaaggaaagggcacggcctAAGGCAGGCAGGGAATCGGCAAGGCAGGGGGGTAGGCAAGACATGGAAGGCACAGGCAacggcatagtaggcaggcaccaggaaaggcataggaaggatgGCAAGGAATCAGcatggcaggggtaggcaaggcatggaaggcacaggcaagggcatagtaggcaggcaccaggaaAGACATAGGAAGGACGGCAATTCAAAGACACGACAAAGGCAGGCAGGGAAACTGGAATAGGaaacagcaaggcaggggtaagcaaggcatgggaggcacaggcaacaGCATAAGAAAAGGCATGAAAAGGGTAGGCAATTAGTTTACCCGTCCTTTAGCTATATACTGCATTTCATGTCATGCTACTGTGGTTACCATCTTGCgtagagacagacagaatactgctattattaaaaagagactagtcgttagcccgtggaaaaatccacggggtcgcccgtcctttatatatcacatttcgtgtttccgttacgggacgcggtcacccttttgaacacacagacaaaatacggctattataatagagactagtcgttaacccgtggaaaaatccacggggtcgcccgtcctttatatatcgcatttcgtgtttccgtaacaggacgcggctttcgcggacacacagacagacgacggctattattaaagagatagtcgGTTACTCGTGGAAGATTCCACGGAGTCGTCCGTCCTTTATGTAactcatttcgtgtttccgtaacacgacgtATTCCTCGCGGACAGaccgacaaaatacggctattattaaagagactagtcgttaacccgtggagaaatccacggggtcgcccgtcctttatatatcacatttcgtgtttccgtaacaggacgcggtaacccttttgaacacacagccagacgacggctattattatagagactagttggTAGCCCTTTGAAAAAACAAGGGGTCGcccatcctttatatatcacatttccgtaacaaaaagacaaacagaggcacgaacagacagacgacgcctgcccgtgtaaaaatccacgggatcgcccgtcctttacgtttacccgtcgcaacaaggtggataaaaatatatctcatTTGATATTCGTTTTGGAATAGCTTAATTTATGATGGTGTCCATCagttgacattaaaattttgaatctatcaagggaataaaaaaattcttcaatATAGAGTTAAGataattaacaaatttaataaCATCTAACCCTTCGTAAAACAAGGTagacaaaatatttgtttatctaGTTAATttcaatggaaaaaatgttgtttttttcaaagtatttatttttttcaatggaaaaaatgttgtttttttcaaagtatttattttaaattcagcCTGAAAAATAGTTTAGCAATTGTTTGAATTTTGGCAATATTTAGGCCCATTTTAAATTTaggatattttattaaaaaaaagtgcaCCTCGTTTTACAAAGGGTTagtaataaaaatacattttaatattgTGGCTTATACGGCCCACCACGACCGCGTCTCCCACCACGACCGCGTCTCCAACCACGACTGCTACTTCTACCACGATCCCGTCGCCCACCACAAAACTCAACCCCGCCATTATGCACCCAACGTCCAAACACTTCTAGGTCCATTGACCCGCTATGTCTAAGTCTgtactgtaaaaattttgtccaTACTTGcacttaaagaaaaaataatgtaaaggtTAATACAATAAGTAACATAGATAATACCTAAGGTATACCAAAGTTTTAGATCCtaacaaaattttgaatacaTGAAAAGTGATTTCTTACTCAATTCCATGTTGGGAGCTGTTTCGGTGGGGTCTTCTTCATTGGTCCACTCGACCCCACCCTGCTTTAGCCATCGGCCAAACGACCGATAATTCATGGAGCCAGGATGTTGTATCCTGTGCTCCACGAATTTAGCATAAAGTGAAACTATAAAAAAcggtataatatataataacaggtataatttttttatttattaataccaCTAATAGTAACAAAATCAATAATATACTTACCAAGTTCTAAGTTAATTTGTGCCGCcatttttttctctatatttgctaaaaaacacaaataaatcaGTTGTAAAACATCACAAATTATTTCTAGATTATCAGTACAGTACActcccgataactcgaacctcaagggaccaaaaaaatagttcgagttaTCGAATGTTCGACTTACCGGGGCattcgataactcgaactttggcCGATAAGTGAAAATAGTTCgagttattaaaatttttttttcttttctattctaACAAGAATACAGTCATAGTTATACATCACTGAAAAAAGTTCTAATGTGACTCTGTTTCACTGTAGCGGTAACGTCTCTCTCTGTCAATTAAAATACAggagaaaaaagtttttgtcaactttggaagaacaatttatattattgaaagaaaagtagtcactttttaccgagattgttttcatttttcctctgaagttcgagttatcgggggAATTTCTGTCCAGGTTCGACTTAACaaatgttcgagttatcggggGTTCGAGTTATCGAGTGATTTTTGTGAGAAAGTATTAGTGAAGGTTCAACGGGAATTCAAAAACAGTTCAAGTTACTGGAAGTTCGAGTTATTGGGCGTTCGAGTTATCGGGAGTGTACTGTATATATTTTCGGATGCTTAGAAAGAATCTTATTATTTATGaatgtttaataataaaattaaagaatggTCAAAAAATCTACAAGGTGCTACATAGTGACAAAAAAATACAGTAGTCAATTTTGTACATATTTATTTGGATATTTATTtggatatttataaaaaatttattacgtaatatgtgaacgGTCCCTAACTGTCTGGTGCAGACGATATAATGAAATACTTCAGAACAATTTTCTATATGTatactaatatatatatttattattaatttttcccaaaaataccaagaaaaaaatgaattttcgcCAAATGGACAAAAGCTTGCTAAATTAATTCCCTTGTGGTAGCTAAAATTTACTGACTAAACTCACAAATAATCTATGCTATGGAACAAAACAATATCAAAGGAAATATTCAGTGCCAAATGGTTTTATATAACAAGTAAATGTAGCAACATATCTCGCCTACTATATACGGCCATACGTATCCAGAAGACGTTTAACGTAAGTAGCTTCACAGGTAATTTAAAATCTTGATTTGAATTCTACGTGACGTTACTGCTACCGTATAAAAGTAGACCTAACAAACAAGTTCAATCTGTCTATTAACTGCAATACtggtaaacttctaatcatttTTCTCACTTTGCAACCTTGTTGTCACTAGCAACTATGAGGGGTCCTATAACAGTAAGATACTATACTAATAACTGATATAAACAAGGGGAATTATTTGAGGATTATGATGATTAGAAAATTGTGTAActcttaaaaataaagttagaaCAATCAAATTTCCAAACACAGGCTAGAACTAAGGCTCTACCACTCCCCACCCTTAATGCTACGATTTCAGAAAAAAGCTTGTAAAGTATATGCTTACCAAATAAATCCTCTAGTATGTCTCATCCTCTACTTTTTTCTCATATGTGATCAATTGCCATTGTTAATGTAAAGAAATTTCCTAAATGATTTACAACTAGAATGTTAATTTTCGTACTAAAGTAACTGCATTATGAATTAAGCAGTCAAAAAATCAAATGACATGATCATTTGGCTGTCCAAACTAACTGTGACAGAGTAGTCATGAAAAATACTGATGTGAAAAATTAGCAAAGATTTTACTGGTGGTACAATGacataatcatgtcaaattttatacagaaggaaatttaaaaagggtgtggtttcaaaattgttaaaataacttaaaaattacattacacaATGAAAATGGTCTCGCCTTTATGTATAGTacacatttaaatataaaattaattaataagagGTACTTATCTgattgtttttcatttaaaataactgCCATGTTATATCTTCCAGTAGAATTTGAAAAAACTTGCTAACGTCTTCTACAAATTCCTTGAAAGTTTATTATAGTACCTGAAAACAGGAAAAAGACAAAAGAGAGCAACAAAGGAACTGAAACTGTACAGTATCATTCAAATTACAAAATACATTAACTTTCACATATTTAGTGCAAATTCAATTCCTTTTTATAAGGTATTAATTGCCGGTCTCCTCCATCCCCTTACAACCGGACCTATCCTCACCGATATATCTCTTTAATGTCCtcacataatttttaatttttttccttcgtGGTTTAAAATCAAGACTGTGTGATATCTTAAGTATCATCATGGCCAGTTAAAAATTATCATATAATAAAATCTTTTCATAATATACTCATTTTGAGGAACATTAAAGTGTCAGATTTTACATTTCAGGATTTACTGACATTGGTTTCAATAGTTACCATACTCAATGATGGATCATACTTAATTTgtaaaaacttttgcaaaataaacacaaaaagttcaaatctaatttttgtgttaacttagtaaaacttgaaacttagtaaagTCAATCACAAtgttaaatttcattttatgcaaaaaaacatttcttttttggcTTAAACGCTTTCTCTCAGTAACGTTTCCATAAATTAAGTTATATGAACCCCTGGCATAAttttaagtatatatacataCGCAATATATGTAACTAAATTTTTAGAATGTCATACACTGTATGCTTTTATTAAcacataaaattttacaaaaaaaggggAGGAAACCAAGAAGTGACCCACTTTTAAATTGACTTAGCTTAATgttaaaaaccttttgttttacaTTCTTAGAAGGAAAAAAGACAAGAAGGTAAATCAACCCAAAAGTCAGGTTACAAACTTGATTATATTAGGGCCTTCAGTAACTTAAGACTTGGTATGTGTTAATGAGCATGCATTTTAGACAAAAAGCCttgtaaataaaagatttttcagtGTTAAATAAGGACAATTTAAATTTGATTATCAAAACTTTAATAAACTTTGAGTGCACACAAATGCTTAGGCTTCTTACAAAAAACGAGGATTAATTTGCCTTTAAATTGAGTTTGTTGATAATAATCACACATCGTGATGCCTGATGTTAGGCAgagtatttttactttattttaaccatgattcttggatacagcttactatacattgatattaaatcaagtatctgacttcggcttattacatccaataattacgaattcatgggcagacggttgttttgagaaacaactattctgtctgttgaactaaaaatgtttaccatgattcttggatacagcttactacACATTGATATTAGATCAAGTGtttgacttcggcttattacatccaataattacgaattcatgggcagacggttgttttgagaaacaactattctgtctgtcgaactaaaaatgtttaccatgattcttggatacagcttactataCATTGATATTATAATCAAGTAtttgacttcggcttattacatccaataattacgaattcatgggcagacggttgttttgagaaacaactattctgtctgttgaattaaaaatgtttaccatgattcttggatacagcttactatacattgatattaaatcaagtatttgacttcggcttattacatccaataattacgaattcatggtcagacggtttttattttgtttattttctaaatcaaaattttacttcGCATATTGATTTCACAACAAATATATGAacatatacaatgttttttaatgtatattATCTGCAACATAGGTTAATTTCAGTTGTGATTATCATTATGATTGAGATGTGCATATAATACATGAGCAATCTGCAGATGGTGAAGGACAAACTGCATCTTCAATATCATCATCGCAAAACTCGTCAAGGTCTTTCAGCAAGTTAATATACTTTACTATAGTGATATCAAATTTTTTGATGGTTTCATTCGATAATGCTTTCAGTCGTTGCTCTTCCTCTTGTCTGGCTTTCATACGAGGATGTGTATTAACGTACAAGAGACGTTCTTGAGTAATTGGCTCGACAAGTGCCCAATTCCTTTCTTTTTCGCATCTTGAAAATGCAGTGTAAGCTGtaccaaggttatttttttccatctgaATTGATTGTTGTAACTTGATACGCATGTGGGTGGCAGTTTTACCATCTCCAATCGACATACCCTGACTTTTAGCAATTGTTATCGCATATCCTGGCATCAATGGCAGGCCATTTCTGCTGCAACAATTAGATTCACATCGACCTTCAACAGCAGTAATTGGTATCCATGTTGGATGTTCTGGAATCCATATTGGGCCTTTATAATTTGGGAAATCGACAATGACAGCTATAGGAAATTCAGGTGGTGACATATTTGGCGAATAAAGGATTGCAATTACTTTTCCCATCGCACCATTATTAAGACCGAGGCCCGTAAGACCTTTTTGGTTCTTAGTGAGTATTACAGTTGCACCAACTGCCATTAAAGATCTCAGCGGTATTTGACCCAGTTGCTTATCAGTCAAAGAGTGGTGTTTACCACTGCCTCTTGATGGAATTACAGCAACAGGCACACCGAGGCTAGCTAATTTATTGTGATTTTCCTCATTAACTTCATTCCATGTTTCCATCAATGTAAGGACGCGACCATgcgaaaagttacatttttcggTTTGTGGCAAACCATCTTCGTAACGACTATTTATATCTTGCCAGTCTTGTTGAGTGATCGATCCATTACGTATTCTAAGAAGTCGCTGCAAAAGAGCTAACTGATCTGGGCCTTGACGCATTGTTTCTGTAAGAACAATAACATCTTGAAACGAGCGATAGATTGCATAGCCAGCAAAGTTGATTGTCGAATCATCGTGTTTTGGTGGCTGATGTAGATCCAAAGCACGAATTGGTCCAAGCTGACCAAGGTCACCAAAGAAATTGACAGCTGGTACACCaccataataattatcaaagtCTCCCGTAGCCTCGCATAATCTTTGGCTGCACCAGGCCACAAGAAGCTTCGACTGCATGCTACGTTCATCAATATtaagttgaaataatttcagCTCATTGTTTTCATGCATACCTGTATACTTTCTCAGCTTTCTTAGAGATACATCACCCAACGGATAGTCAGAAAGCTggacagaatttaaattcttatcttttttcAGTTTGTGTGGTGGTGGAGTCATTGAATGTATAGTGCGACCATTAGGTATGAGGACTGATGCTGCACCAGTTGGGGCCAAGTTCATAACAGCAGAATTTCGCTTAAAAATACGCCGAACGATTCTGGTGAGCGCAGTAATGATGAATGTTTTCCCAACACCAGCTGTTCCTTGTATTAATAAACGTAATGGCTGGGTACCTGTTGGCAAAGTTCCTTTTGCAACTTGCAATAAATGCTGAAGATTTATACCAATGACTGTTCTCTGTAATTCATTAGCATTTAAGATGTTTATTTGGGGTAAGGTACAATCATCAGCCAGATGCAATTCATTTCTTTCTGCTTCTTCAGATATAGATTGTAACCATGTGTCAGCATTAATTGGCCATTGACTACCAAAACTTTGAATTGCATAATTATTCCAATCAAATGTAGGCCCTCCATTGGGAAGAACTTGTTGTACATCCGGCTCATTGATATCAGCAACGTGATGCCTTGCAATATCTCTCATTATCGCTCTGCCTATGTTCATTTGTGCAATGACTGAATTTTGGGAACTTTGAGAACTTGCATCTGTATATTGTGATGATTGACATGAAGACTGATTATCGGTTTCATTATTGATTACACGAGTGTGACTTTGTTTTCTCTCACTCTTTTTATCGAATGATTGTTTAGCCTCCTTCAATGCATCTATTAATATAGGGGGACAGTTTTCAGTTTGAACAAAGGAAGCCAAAGCAGCAGCAAATGACTCATGTTGTCCCTTCAATTCTTCAGTATTATGCCACGTTCCAACAGAAAATATATATAGGGTGATTTACAGGTTTTTCGAACGAAAATTCAATATAGCATTAGAATTCAAAGGTCACTACCATAAAAACCATGGAAAGGTTAATAAAAGAAGTCAATAACAATATCATACCTGATATAACCTTATTTGAATCAAAGAGATCAAATTTATACTTACGAGCACTAgtaccatttttcaaaaacatcattGTTTATTCTCTGTTAAtataaaacaaagtataaatatatatatacatattagtATTTTCCAAAGAGGCATCCAAATCGTAAaacaaatgtcttttttttgcaaaagacttaaaagaaaagaagatatttcaaaaaagttattatttttcattttttgacgaTATTCGCCGCTGTACGAAGATGGTCAGTTTTGTACGAGGATAGTCACTCTCAGCGCTACGGCAAAAAAGCCCAACTTCGTACAATGAATGACATCGTACGGAACACAACAAGCCAATATGGCTACAACGAGCAATTTTCATTTTAAGCGCTATGTATGTGAGACaatgtcacgtgatattagtgaGAGTGACCGTGGCTAAGACCGTATGCCAAActgatctcaactggaaacggcATGGTCTCGACGAACCAGATTTTCAcggaagaaatgaccataaaaaatatttgggtaagtgggtcaaaaatcggacgttttgaaatttgatgtactaggagaaaacgcggaaattcgatacgctctaatatatttatgggaacgaggaaaatagcttcGCTGCGCTCCCCTTCACTACGCTccgcaaaaataaatcaattcaaagcaaaattaaattaaacaagAAAACTTGTCGGTTTGAACACACAATTCAATCTTAGTAAATcaattaaaacatggttaaaaTCTGCCGGTGCATGTTCAAGATCACGTCGTATTTAGCCAACCACTCACGATAGTCACCAAGATCAAACACCATAGTGAACAACGCGGAATTATCACAATATTCAGAGACGCCCTGCGAGAAGACCTTTTTAGGGGTCTTTATCAGCAATGGGGATAAGTTGGAACTATGCTCCGCGTTGCTGTCTTGGGCAAGATATCCAATCACATATCTCTTATCCTTGCCTTTGTTTGCAGGGATAGAGTCGCTTAGGACCAGGTTTTCGCTCATTACCCCGTTCCAGCGCTCCGCTTCACAATAGCTCAAGATCCTTTTTTTCGTTCCTGAAAAGCACCAATTAATAGCTCTATCCATTCTGCGCTTTCCTCTTGCGATTGGCGACATCTTCGATCATCTTCCCGTAGAATGAGTTACCCTCCCTCCGGCTTGGACGTATAGTATTCCATTTTAAGCATTGATAGATTATAGTCATTGGTGTACATGTCAAACAATTCCTCCTCATCATATGGCCAGCTGAACCTATGATCAATCCTCATCATCCTCTTCAACATTTCAGCGCGTTGCTCATCGAAATAGATTGCCGTGTTTGTCTCTCTTTACTTTCTCGACCTCTTGACTTTCGGATCTTTTCTGAagtagacaaaaaattgagtagGGACTTTCCCTCTCTACTTAACTACTTGAGCATGATACTGTCGGATGTCATCGGATACGTCAGATGTCGTTGgtgttttgctgatgtcagcagtttttttctcatttgaGGTATCACACGTCAAATgagtaaaacatttttggagAGGTAGCCGCCCAGGTGTTCGAAAGCGAGGGTTAAATCTCAAAATCTTGT from Hydractinia symbiolongicarpus strain clone_291-10 chromosome 6, HSymV2.1, whole genome shotgun sequence includes:
- the LOC130648115 gene encoding uncharacterized protein LOC130648115, with product MAAQINLELVSLYAKFVEHRIQHPGSMNYRSFGRWLKQGGVEWTNEEDPTETAPNMELMQVWTKFLQYRLRHSGSMDLEVFGRWVHNGGVEFCGGRRDRGRSSSRGWRRGRGGRRGRGGPYKPQY
- the LOC130648109 gene encoding uncharacterized protein LOC130648109: MEEKFQEWLEVERTKRNSVIMPEQTYKTMVDFLCGRIDNVPRAMKRKLRRKKFQVMSYPTLGLSDVLCSPFPDGDSPLGKYRRVATDRQMFDIINRVHRQEVGHQGVHKTFEKIARTYDNVTRDAVGAYIKLFTKRCL